GGCCGCGAACGCGGACCGCATCCTGTCCGCGGTGAGCCTGCTGCGCCCAGTCACGCCAACGACGCAACTGGCAGTGCGAGGATGGCTTTCGTTTGTGGCGACGCTGATCCTGGACTGGCTGGACGAGCCGAAGATCAGCACCGAGGAACTGCGGGATCTGTGCGCGAGAACGCTTTTCGCAGCAGTTGACGTGGACCCCCACACCCTCTGACCGGACGCGCACCGTCCGTGAGGGCCACCTTCACGGACTCAGAGTCCCTCAGGGTTCCCCTCACGACCCTCCGCCGGACGTGAAGGGCTCCTTGAGGGAATCTAATTCCCTCAAGGAGCCCTTCACGGACCGCTCCCGCCGACCCCTCCGGGATCCCCCAATGTGGCATTGGGTGCGTCAGACGCACCGAACGCCACATTGGGTGCGTCACATGCACCCAATGCCACATTGGGTGCGTCACATGCACCGAATGCCACATTGGGTGCGTCGCATGCACCCAATGCCACATTGGGGCGCTACCCGCCACCCGCCCGCCGCCCCACTCAAAGCAACCACCCACCCAAGCCGCGCAACAAACCGCCGCCGCCACACCCAAACCCCGGGGGCACCCACCCCTCCCCCATCCCCGATACAAAGCCGCCCTGCGGTTCGGGGGTGCTTGTCAAGGCATCTTTCCCGCCTTGACAAGCACCCCCGAACCGTCAGCACAATCAAAAATCGGGGTGCCCCAAGCAACCCAAGGAACGGCAATGTCGCCCCCCAGGGCGACGAGCCGAAAGAGACCCCTCAAATACTCACCACAACCTCATCCCCCACCACCCGCACCGGAACCCCCCTCAACCCCACCCGCCCATCCGCCGGATGCCGCCCAGTCAATACATCGAACTCAAACCCGTGCCAAGGACAAACAATATTCCGATCAGCCGGATGAAACGCGGGCCCGGCACTCTTCCGATCCTCCCGAACCGGCTGAATCGTCCGCGGCATGATCTTCCCCTGGCAAGCCGGCCCCCCTTGATGCGGGCACACGTTATGCCAAGCCCGCACCTCCCCGGCATGGAAGTAGACCCCCACCTCGACCCCGTCGACCTCCACCACGACCCGTCCCCGCTCCCGAAGATCGGCAAGACCGGCGACCACGACATCCCGCCGCACAGCACTCATTCGGCCCTCCGATACCAGATCGCCATGTCAAAGAGGTTCACATCCGCGGCATCCAGCAACGCGGTAACCAAAACCACAGTCTCAGTAGCAGTCAACGCGTCCTCGCGAATCGGCCAGGAAATCTTCCCGACCCGGTCCGTCTTGGCGGAAAACAACCGCGCCGCCGCATACAACAGCGACGCGATCTCGTCATCAGGCACCGCGGCAGCCCGGTCCTCCGCAGCGATCTCCGAGGTCAACTCGCCCAAGCGAGATACCAACGTGGTCAGTTCGGATGTCATCACGAAACCCCAGGACGCTCGTGAAGCACGCTCCGCGCAGCAGGCTTCCGCCGGTCAGTAGGAAGATTGAAAACCCGGGCAGCATTGAGCCCGAGGATGTTCCGCTTGGCCTGCTCCGACAAAAACGGCAGCCGGGTAATCGTCGACGGCGCGTCCCAATCCCAATGCGGCCAGTCGGACGAATACAACAACTGGGTCTCCGCGTTGAACGCCTTCATCCCGGCCTCCAGCAACTCCATGCTGGTCCGCTCCATCGGCTGACTCGTGTACCACATGTCCTTCATGTACTCACTGGGCAACCGGGTCAGCCCAGGAGCCTCGCTCGGCCGCATCAGCACCTCGTGGTCGAGCCGCTGCATGAGGAACGGAATCCACGCGAGCCCGCTCTCCACCCACACCATCTTCAACCGGGGAAACCGCTCCGGCATCGCATTGATAATCCAGTTGGTCACGTGAATCTGGTTATAATGCGTGAACGACAGTGCGTGCATCGACAGGAACCGGTTGAGCTGAGCAAACGACGGATCGCCCCAGTGGTACCCGGAGTGGAACGCGAGCGGCTTCCCGCTGTCCTCGATCAGCTTGTACAACCGGGTGTAGACATCCGAATGCACCGGATTGTTCCGCGTAGAACACACCGTGTACCCGATAATGCCCTCATTGTCGGCATACTTCTCGACCAGCTCCTCGCACACCTCAGGCGTGTTGTACGGCAGATACAACATGCCCTTGAGCCGATCGTCCTGCGGCAGAACGACTTCCGTCAGCCACCGGTTGAACGCTCGCCCGAGCACCACCTCGACCTCGTCCTGCGGATGCATCCCCAGCAGCAGCATCGCACTGGGGAAGACCACCTGATAGTCGAGCCCCATGGCGTCCATCCCGCGCCGGGCGGCCGCGACGAAGGGATGCCCGGACACCCCGTCCAGCGGCTCCTTGCGCCCCTGATGCCCGATCCGCCCGCCGACGCTCTGATGCGACATACCAGGCTGGATGTTCAGCAACGCGTTATTGCCCGCGAACTTCCCGAACTGGTCCATCCCGATCTGGCGCCACACATCGTTGT
The nucleotide sequence above comes from Amycolatopsis sp. AA4. Encoded proteins:
- a CDS encoding Rieske 2Fe-2S domain-containing protein, with the translated sequence MSAVRRDVVVAGLADLRERGRVVVEVDGVEVGVYFHAGEVRAWHNVCPHQGGPACQGKIMPRTIQPVREDRKSAGPAFHPADRNIVCPWHGFEFDVLTGRHPADGRVGLRGVPVRVVGDEVVVSI
- a CDS encoding amidohydrolase family protein, translated to MPPSRPADAGRREESVPLNTPRSDGPRIRELAEIGGRTDTRDVLAHATKQAEREYDDYFIVDIDAHVSEDHFWGEVLELIDNDVWRQIGMDQFGKFAGNNALLNIQPGMSHQSVGGRIGHQGRKEPLDGVSGHPFVAAARRGMDAMGLDYQVVFPSAMLLLGMHPQDEVEVVLGRAFNRWLTEVVLPQDDRLKGMLYLPYNTPEVCEELVEKYADNEGIIGYTVCSTRNNPVHSDVYTRLYKLIEDSGKPLAFHSGYHWGDPSFAQLNRFLSMHALSFTHYNQIHVTNWIINAMPERFPRLKMVWVESGLAWIPFLMQRLDHEVLMRPSEAPGLTRLPSEYMKDMWYTSQPMERTSMELLEAGMKAFNAETQLLYSSDWPHWDWDAPSTITRLPFLSEQAKRNILGLNAARVFNLPTDRRKPAARSVLHERPGVS